One genomic window of Oncorhynchus kisutch isolate 150728-3 linkage group LG24, Okis_V2, whole genome shotgun sequence includes the following:
- the LOC109869416 gene encoding sterile alpha motif domain-containing protein 11 isoform X4: MPEDQPATDLSTNTGQTDDPLGKRRAYSPNSSSECPSDSKKSRSVSPKENSHTPVLEGGGHSHMTPEEHYRRIMSALNEQGSYEEQQQRLYQLANNMGLPSHDLLRVRQEALAAVRNTGGMEAHLPSAGSSSSQRRKQGLPQHRDAHYSEREMSHPPPLLSPQNAPHIALGPHLRPPFLGMPSALCQAPSYGFLQPAQAEMFARQQEMLRKQNLARLEMSAELLRHKELESLHRQQQQRVLGSSDPLGLAHGLPLDHPALRSLHHLPEGHPLHEELSRRQNAMLVLRHTNSPLLSLNHQGPSGATTPKDTQGQSCGARGGLRKGASRKGPQQPRGGEHQESECRGREGDADGHDDEMKDSDSETEMGEDRHKGSDGKGHGLHRDRGKESGRKRGCDGAKEAGEGEGRLSAPCSSADAESPPSHHLFTPGLSKSDVKYHFPPGAMPPLQGLHDQSLPFGFPYTSPYFHTGGMGGMFMDGEDSAAPPVEDIRKWSVEEVCGFVGGLAGCAEYNQVFREQAIDGETLPLLTEEHLLNIMGLKLGPALKIRSQVARRVGRIFYMTSFPLALPLALPPALPPSALRPPDRDLQPSDTPLALPLRPLSAASSSSSPYSAPPPTCHTSPKQENANGSVSGGYEAAKTPS; the protein is encoded by the exons ATGACCCTCTAGGCAAGAGGAGAGCCTATTCCCCCAACAGCAGCAGCGAGTGCCCGTCAGACAGCAAGAAGTCACGCAGCGTGTCCCCCAAAG AGAACTCCCACACCCCCGTGCTGGAGGGGGGCGGCCACAGTCACATGACCCCGGAGGAGCACTACAGGCGGATTATGTCAGCACTGAACGAGCAGGGCTCCTACGAGGAGCAGCAACAGCGCCTCTACCAGCTGGCCAACAATATGGGTCTTCCCAGCCATG ATCTGCTGCGGGTGCGCCAGGAGGCCCTGGCAGCAGTGAGGAACACGGGGGGTATGGAAGCCCACCTCCCCTCAGCAGGCAGCTCGTCAAGCCAGAGACGCAAGCAGGGCCTGCCCCAGCACCGAGACGCCCACTACTCCGAGAG GGAGATGTCCCATCCCCCACCTTTGCTGTCCCCCCAGAACGCTCCTCACATCGCGTTGGGACCCCACCTGCGGCCACCCTTCCTGGGCATGCCCTCTGCCTTGTGCCAGGCCCCAA GCTATGGTTTTCTCCAGCCTGCCCAAGCTGAGATGTTTGCCCGGCAACAGGAGATGCTTCGGAAGCAGAACCTTGCCAG GTTGGAGATGTCAGCAGAGTTGCTCAGACACAAGGAGCTGGAGAGTCTtcacaggcagcagcagcagcgtgtGCTGGGGAGCTCCGACCCCCTGGGCCTAGCCCATGGCCTCCCCCTGGACCACCCTGCCCTGCGCAGCCTTCACCACCTGCCCGAGGGACACCCCCTCCACGAGGAACTCAGTCGACGCCAAAACGCCATGCTGGTGCTCCGACACACCAACagccccctgctctctctcaacCACCAGGGGCCCTCAGGGGCCACAACGCCCAAAGACACCCAGGGACAAAGCTGCGGGGCTCGGGGTGGATTAAGGAAGGGGGCCTCCAGGAAAGGCCCCCAGCAGCCCAGAGGGGGAGAGCACCAAGAAAGTGAAtgccgagggagggagggagacgcgGACGGTCACGATGATGAGATGAAGGACTCGGATAGCGAGACGGAGATGGGCGAGGATAGGCACAAGGGCTCGGATGGCAAGGGGCATGGGCTTCACagggacagggggaaagagagcgGCAGGAAGAGGGGGTGTGACGGTGCCAAGGAGGCGGGCGAGGGCGAAGGTCGGCTCAGTGCCCCCTGTAGTTCGGCGGACGCAGAATCACCACCTAGCCACCACCTCTTCACCCCAGGGCTGAGTAAGAGCGATGTTAAGTACCACTTTCCACCTGGCGCCATGCCCCCTCTGCAAGGGCTCCACGACCAGTCTCTGCCCTTTGGATTCCCATATACCAGCCCCTACTTCCACACCG gTGGTATGGGAGGTATGTTCATGGACGGCGAGGACTCAGCGGCGCCCCCAGTGGAGGACATCAGAAAGtggagtgtggaggaggtgtgtggcTTCGTGGGAGGCCTGGCCGGCTGTGCTGAGTACAACCAG GTGTTTCGGGAGCAGGCCATCGACGGAGAGACCCTCCCGCTGCTCACGGAGGAGCACCTGCTCAACATCATGGGACTGAAGCTGGGCCCGGCGCTTAAGATACGCTCTCAG gtggCACGGCGCGTTGGCAGAATCTTCTACATGACCAGCTTCCCGCTGGCCCTCCCGCTGGCGCTCCCGCCGGCGCTCCCGCCATCTGCCCTGCGCCCCCCGGACAGGGACCTCCAGCCGTCCGACACCCCCCTGGCGCTCCCACTGCGGCCCCTCTCCGCCGCCAGCAGCAGCTCTTCCCCCTACAGCGCCCCCCCGCCCACCTGTCACACCTCCCCCAAGCAGGAGAACGCCAACGGCTCTGTGTCGGGGGGCTATGAGGCAGCCAAGACCCCCTCATAG